The Toxorhynchites rutilus septentrionalis strain SRP chromosome 3, ASM2978413v1, whole genome shotgun sequence genome includes a region encoding these proteins:
- the LOC129774782 gene encoding augmin complex subunit dgt6 produces the protein MNKTVFFKRTLSNAANVSSSEEQLDAAIFYCLNALSKRYSPSDQFRAVFVKGMFLKPNTKAFIHVLHFLFNIYDAKEFRKRFYWPIFDKNAESAFRSSTVEYVNSLVDRGKLEMEKIKAHTVVLPGGAKFMKFLLVLIKFVLSEDLRKAGGGTGAKVITKGDVEKVVAHHQEWEDIGTKMRQIVQKDLEIIQSRIQTIDERLEELFANSQGPATLMSTEKLMQLWGTINRKHFEESEDKQRKIKKIAEEYDKVIVSARRKLEPREIKLGINEDDLKQTLYQLEVLYADNADIFRQVFDENGKIDAVKLFEILVFLLPKVDKYLTSFSVRSTESLKFELKELSKVAVKSDNICNELACLRRSLPFLDMKFQELTNHDKTGDLINDFGIRNKIFNTPPITINFQEDAEIGTVKRNRIALFDDDHIHNMNLRMRVLATSTCPTVPRTPRSAKKPKVIQQSPGNVFAVPRPARKEKMNPLSMLKKITAQGETKSKLAQPANSTMNISSLSSLGDISLRPEFSSTLLGTPEKVTHNRRSINANETLTVESTPVPSTPSLPSQSSSRYKTIYSEAQEPTTIKSVMSPDALFLFNQSTKGGRRRSSLLQLDQLQTSPSGKLDPLVAKSLVRTSTRINGAIGEFGEVPRIRISPLNELDSGICEDNRTKGDLSVIDPEGTTQEQNTTESLELEEKQSSLDLSTTLVALNLSKLTLNGGVSDDDTTDTIKPAAVPAETLDEDLFNVSDGILTDFD, from the exons ATGAACAAGACTGTGTTTTTCAAGCGTACTCTATCGAATGCGGCAAACGTTAGCTCCTCTGAAGAGCAGTTAGATGCAGCAATTTTCTACTGTCTCAATGCCCTCAGCAAACGTTATTCCCCATCGGATCAGTTTCGAGCGGTTTTCGTTAAG GGTATGTTTCTGAAGCCGAACACGAAGGCCTTCATCCATGTGCTGCACTTTCTGTTTAATATATACGATGCGAAGGAATTTCGGAAGCGATTCTACTGGCCAATCTTCGATAAGAATGCGGAGAGTGCTTTCCGTAGCTCTACCGTTGAGTACGTGAACAGTCTGGTTGATCGAGGCAAGCTCGAAATGGAGAAGATTAAGGCCCACACAGTTGTGCTTCCAGGCGGGGCCAAATTTATGAAGTTTCTGCTGGTGTTGATCAAATTTGTGCTCAGCGAAGACCTGCGGAAGGCTGGTGGCGGAACAGGAGCGAAGGTAATTACCAAGGGTGATGTGGAAAAAGTAGTAGCGCACCACCAAGAGTGGGAAGATATAGGAACGAAAATGAGACAAATCGTTCAAAAAGACTTGGAAATTATTCAGAGTAGAATTCAAACGATCGATGAACGGCTCGAGGAGTTGTTTGCGAATAGCCAAGGTCCGGCCACACTCATGAGCACCGAAAAGCTAATGCAGCTGTGGGGAACTATCAATAGGAAACATTTTGAGGAAAGTGAGGACAAACAGCGgaaaataaaaaagattgcgGAGGAATATGATAAAGTGATTGTTTCTGCGAGAAGAAAACTAGAACCGAGAGAAATTAAATTGGGAATAAATGAGGATGACTTGAAACAAACTCTGTACCAATTAGAGGTCCTGTATGCAGACAACGCGGATATTTTTCGACAAGTGTTCGATGAAAATGGTAAAATTGATGCGGTTAAGTTGTTTGAGATCCTAGTATTTCTGCTACCGAAAGTTGACAAATATTTAACTAGTTTTTCCGTGAGGAGTACCGAGTCGCTTAAGTTTGAGCTGAAGGAACTGTCAAAAGTTGCAGTAAAATCGGACAACATATGTAATGAACTGGCATGTCTTCGAAGAAGTTTGCCCTTTCTAGATATGAAATTCCAGGAACTGACTAACCATGATAAAACCGGTGATCTCATTAATGATTTTGGGATCAGGAATAAAATATTCAACACTCCTCCAATCACTATCAACTTCCAGGAAGATGCCGAAATTGGGACGGTGAAACGAAATCGTATTGCTCTTTTCGACGATGATCACATTCATAATATGAATCTCAGAATGCGTGTATTGGCAACCAGCACTTGTCCAACTGTGCCTAGGACACCTCGTTCTGCGAAGAAACCAAAAGTCATCCAACAAAGCCCAGGTAATGTCTTCGCCGTTCCAAGACCTGCCCGGAAGGAAAAGATGAATCCACTTtcgatgttgaaaaaaatcacagctCAAGGAGAAACAAAATCAAAGTTAGCACAACCTGCTAACAGCACTATGAACATTTCCTCATTGTCCAGTTTAGGAGATATTTCTCTTCGTCCTGAATTCTCATCCACGTTGCTTGGAACTCCCGAAAAGGTTACCCACAATCGCCGCAGTATTAACGCCAACGAAACACTAACAGTTGAATCGACGCCCGTTCCATCAACGCCCTCCTTGCCATCACAGTCATCTTCACGGTACAAAACAATCTACAGTGAAGCTCAGGAGCCAACGACGATCAAGTCGGTCATGTCACCAGATGCGctatttttattcaatcaaagTACCAAAGGTGGCAGACGGAGAAGCTCACTTCTCCAGCTTGACCAACTGCAAACATCGCCGTCTGGAAAATTGGATCCGCTCGTGGCAAAATCACTCGTCAGGACTAGTACTAGAATTAATGGAGCCATTGGAGAGTTCGGCGAAGTGCCACGAATACGAATATCACCCCTTAATGAACTCGATTCTGGTATATGTGAAGACAATCGTACTAAAGGAGATTTGTCTGTTATAGATCCCGAAGGGACAACACAAGAACAGAATACGACAGAAAGCTTGGAACTGGAG GAGAAGCAGTCGTCGCTAGATTTATCGACAACTCTGGTTGCGCTTAACTTGAGTAAGCTAACGCTGAATGGCGGCGTGAGCGACGACGACACAACGGATACGATAAAGCCGGCGGCTGTACCTGCGGAAACTCTCGATGAAGATCTCTTTAACGTAAGCGACGGTATTCTAAcagattttgattga
- the LOC129774785 gene encoding E3 ubiquitin-protein ligase RNF220 encodes MDHRQPEDVGIGSAFSRQRKPRVDPLCCPICGVTLRSNEIDRHFALEVERLDRILKPRKNPSNVGFRVPTEGAVTIPGPSGSSFGLATGSGSSIDKLTNGQHNTDESTTSINPDECWGTYQKIKNNRQARLKLKSRKRKTEDNICPVCNKAVSEEILVHVEACLRKPEMSKCGNNALNPRAENSDDDATIDVEGETSDSLSGTGSSMAFPNPSAVGVTRTRGTEDTDDELNVEVDDKIIYGPSQYSELNVVYPSAESQIKDSYLRNYLLMVPEQPVTSRPEVENPGEGPSWVSTPQVPQNIAGICTEARNIENAKQIIESLKAKIGEYEGYIQNRSKCLICMDDYKNPVVSICCWHVYCEECWLSTLGAKKICPQCSMITSPGDLRRIYL; translated from the exons ATGGATCACCGGCAGCCAGAGGATGTGGGAATAGGAAGCGCCTTCTCTCGCCAGCGCAAACCAAGAGTTGATCCATTGTGTTGTCCAATATGTGGAGTAACTCTTCGTTCAAACGAAATTGATCGACACTTTGCACTGGAAGTCGAAAGGCTTGATCGGATTCTTAAACCTAGAAAGAATCCTTCCAATGTTGGGTTCAGAGTGCCTACCGAAGGAGCCGTCACTATTCCCGGACCAAGTGGAAGCAGTTTTGGTCTAGCGACCGGCAGTGGATCCAGTATTGACAAGTTAACGAATGGACAACATAACACTGACGAATCAACTACTTCAATAAATCCCGATGAATGCTGGGGGACCTATCAAAAGATAAAGAACAATAGACAAGCAAGATTGAAG TTGAAATCAAGAAAAAGAAAGACCGAAGATAATATTTGCCCTGTGTGCAATAAAGCTGTTTCCGAAGAAATACTAGTGCATGTTGAAGCTTGTCTTCGTAAACCCGAAATGAGCAAATGTGGTAATAACGCTCTAAACCCTAGGGCGGAAAACTCAGATGATGACGCGACTATTGATGTGGAAGGTGAAACTAGTGATTCACTATCAGGCACCGGTTCAAGCATGGCATTCCCGAACCCATCTGCAGTCGGTGTGACGAGAACAAGGGGTACGGAAGATACAGATGATGAGCTTAACGTGGAAGTTGATGATAAAATAATTTATGGACCGTCCCAGTATTCTGAGCTGAACGTGGTGTACCCAAGCGCTGAGAGCCAAATTAAGGATTCTTACCTTCGAAATTACTTACTGATGGTCCCTGAGCAACCAGTAACCAGTCGTCCTGAGGTGGAGAATCCAGGCGAAGGACCCAGTTGGGTGTCAACCCCACAAGTACCACAGAATATCGCAGGAATCTGCACGGAAGCACGAAATATAGAAAATGCAAAACAAATAATAGAATCACTCAAGGCAAAAATTGGCGAATACGAAGGATACATTCAAAACAGATCCAAATGTTTGATTTGCATGGACGACTACAAAAATCCCGTGGTTTCGATTTGTTGTTGGCATGTGTACTGTGAAGAATGCTGGCTCTCTACTCTCGGAGCGAAGAAAATATGCCCTCAGTGCAGCATGATAACATCACCGGGGGACTTAAGGCGGATTTATTTATAA